Within the Thermanaeromonas toyohensis ToBE genome, the region GGGGTACCTTTGTGGCGGATGTCTGAAGCAAAAATTCCGCCTGGCGGAAGAAGTTGCAGAAGCTGCCCACAGGCGCAGTCGTATCTTCCCTCCTTTCTCACCTCCACGTACCCCGAGAGGGGTTATCTGCGTCTTTTGCGGCAACCGGTGCCAGTTAGGTGAAGGTGAAGATGGTTTCTGCCGCCTGCGTTATTGTAGCGACGGCAAGCTTGTTTCTAGGGCCGGGACTGCTCGAATCGGTCTAGGGAGTTTTTATTTCGATCCCCTTCCCACCAATTGCGTAGCTGAATGGGTTTGCCCGGGGGGTACTGGTGCAGGCTACCCTAAGTACGCCTACCGGCCGGGACCCGAAGTGGGCTACCAAAATTTAGCTGTATTTTTAGGAGCGTGTTCTTTCGATTGCCTTTACTGCCAAAATAGCACCTACCGCGAAATGGCTAAGAAGGGAGAGCCCCTCCTAACCGTAGAGGATCTTGTAAACTCCCTGGACGAAAGGACAGCTTGCATTTGTTTTTTTGGCGGCGATCCATCACCCCAGATGCCTTTCACCCTGGCGGTAGCCCGCCGGGCTCTCAAGAAGGCGGAGGGTAGGATAATGCGCGTCTGCTGGGAAACCAACGGCAACCTGCACCCTCGCTACCTCGAACCCATGGTGGAACTGGCCCTGGCTTCGGGCGGAGTGATCAAGTTTGATATTAAGGCTTGGGATGACGACCTCCACCGCTTTCTCACAGGCGTAAGCAACCAGCAGACTCTGGCTAATTTTCGGTATCTTTCCCGGTACTTTGACCAGCGCCCTGACCCTCCCCTCTTGGTGGCCAGCACCCTCCTGGTACCGGGCTACGTAGGTAAGCGAGTGGTTGCCGGTATAGCCCGTTTCTTAGCCGACCTCAACCCTTCTATTCCTTACACTCTGCTGGCCTTTGCTCCCTGCCATCTTTTGGACGATCTGCCTTTGGTAACCCGGGAAGAGGCAGAAGAATGCTATCATGTGGCCCGGGAGGCAGGCCTCACTCGGGTTCGCCTGGCTAACCTCCACCTGCTTCGCTAGCCAGCTTTGGCTTTTGTGACATGTTAGAACAGAGCTCCCGCAGGGTCCAAACTGAGTTGCACCCCATGGCTGAATATGAAGGCCGGACCTTCAGCGGCCGGTTTTTCGGTAAAGTTTCTTCACTTTTTCGACTGAGTTCCAGGGCTTTTTCTACCCCCGCTCCCTAAAGTCCTCAGTCTTTACCCCTTTTTCTTTACTTATCCTTTCTTAAGCGTTCGCTCGAGGCCTCCCTGTTTGGAGTCAACTTTTGTTGTAGAACTTTTTCCTACCGCTTCTGCCCGTGCCTTTCCGTAGGTCTTACCGTCCTGTACTCCCAGATCATTCCCCTGTTTGTATCCTTGCCTTTGACCCTTTTACTGCCCCTGGCGACGAGTATTCTGAGATTTGCGGGTTTCTGCAGTTTGGGTGTCCCCGGTTACCGCTGTTGCCCGTCGGAGAAGTAAGTCAAGCTCGGCAGCGGTAACTCTGGGCGACCCCACATTAATGCGCGGCAAATTCAAAGGATTGCTCTGACGTGTAATTACCCCATAGTGGGTAGTAAATATAAGCTTAAAGCCCAAACGGGCTGCTATGTCCCGCGCTTTGCTGCAAGCTCGGCCGTAAGGCCAGGCTAGCGCATAGGCGGGGCGGGCCAGATTACTTTCTAAATCCCGTTTAGCTGCTGTAAGATCTTGAAAAACCCGCTTCTCGAAGTCCTGTTCTGTCTCCTCCTCTAAGGGGCCTTCCAAGAAGGGACGCCGCACGCCGTCTTTTCCCCGCCCGAAATGGTGCTGGTTATAAGTGTGTGACTGGATGGCTATCCCGTGAGCATTCATTTCTCTGGCTTCCGGCCAACCGAAGTAGCGCAAGCCATTTATCGTTTTTCCCATGTAAGCCCCAATTACAAACACTACTGCGGGCATCCCACGGTGCCTTAACTCAGGGAAAGCTACCTCGTAAACACTGCTGTAACCGTCATCTATCGTTATGAGCACAGCATTAGGCGGAAGGGGACGTCCCTCAAAAAACCCAGCGAGATCCTCCAGGCCGATAACCCGGTACCCTTTGTTCGTCAAAAGCTCCAAGTGGCTAGCTAAACGCTCGCGGGAAATGGTGATATCGCTCTCTGGCGAAGCAAAGTGGTGGTATATTAAGACCACTACCTTGTCCCGATAAAGGACCGGATGTTCTGCGGTATTTGTCACTTGTCTACGAGATTCCGTGCCCTCAGGGGGTCCAATAGGAACAACATCTTGATCTCCGGCCGGAATGGAATGTGCTGGGTGGCTTCGGTCATGAGCTGTTGGGCGTTCTCCGCTAGGGTGGCGGTTGGTTAATACTTGATATTGTGCTGTTAACACCATAGAAACTATGACACAGAATATTAAGACGACATAATGCCTTTTCATCCTGGTTTCTCTATTCCCCCTCAGGTTAGATTCCTTTCCATGTAATAAACTGAAGCCTTCGAATTCTGCGTGTTGGTGAGCTTCCTGCCGGTGACAGCGGCTATCGCTACACAAACTGAAAGGTTAAACCGGGTCAATCGTAACCCATCGAATGGTGACCCGGTTTTAGAAACGAGGAAAGGAGGGGGTAGATGGGTCCGGCGTGTGCGCCAAATTATTGAGCCGGTTTTTCGGTGGCCGAAAGAGTCAGCATTACTTCCCTTGGTGACGCAGGAGGCACGCCAGAAGTGAACCTCCGCTAGGATGATGGGGGCGAAGGTTCATAGCCTGTATGCCATATCCTAGCCAGTCCAGAGTGCGTTGTACCGGGCACAGAAAGAACATGTTCAAAAGAAGGACTGGCCCTTACTTTAGGATCCCTATTTCCCTCTGGAGTTCGGTGTTGACCCAGATCCCTTCGAAACCCGAAGGGTCAGGGTCGGATACTGCTACGTAAATCCACTTCCCCCTTACTTCGGTTACGACGCCATCGAAACCCTGATCCTCCCCATCCCTGCGGATAAACACCCGTTTACCTTGGAGCCATTCCATTGTTTCTACCTCCCTTCAGAATTCATAGCGGAGAACCTGCGCTCAGGTAACATTCGAAGAGTGGCTCGTTTAGAATTGCGCTCTTGCATTCGGGAGCTCCTGCCTGGACACTTCGGAAGTCACGCCAAGCGTATCATTGGTAGATATTACTTCTGCCCCTTAACAGCCGGGATAAAAACATGATCCCTATGGCCAATAAAAGGAAGAGAATTATCCAGGTCAAGAACCGCGGAGCATAATAGTGGTAGCCCCACGGTGTGTAATAATAGTCGGGAGTAAAAAAGAGGTGATAATACCAGGGCAAGCTCCAGTAGTAATTGTGATAATAGTAGGGCGGATGTGGCGGCGAGCCATATACACGCACCTGGGGTTTCTCAGGATATTTGTCATTTGTTCCGGCCGTTGAGCGGTTCCAGGTCCCTGTATAAGAGGGCTGACTGGTAGTGAAGGAGGTCCTGGGGCTGCTGAAACTTTTACGGCCGGTGGTATAGTCCTGCTGTAGGCTAGGCGGGCTGCTCGGCCGGGGCGTAACAAAAGACCTGCCACCAGAGCTACCTTTAAAACTGGCAGAGCCGGACGAGGGGGCAGGAGCGACACGGCTAAAATTGGTAGAGAAGCTGCGGCCCCCTCCGAAGCTGGAGAAGCTCCTGCCCCCAGAGAAACCACCACCTTTAGCCCAAACCGGCGCCGGCCAGAGGGAAAGGATTAATATTACACAGGTAAGCACCGCCAGTATTCGCTTTGTGCGATGCATATCTTTGCGGAACATATTTTATTCCCTCTTTCCAGTTTCCACGTTAACAGTTTGCATTTTAAGGCGACCTAGTTCATCCTCGATGGCCTGGTTTGAGGGTATCTGCCTGGTAGCTAGGAATTTCGCTGCCTCGGCTTCGGCTGCAGCCTGAAGCCACTTGTCTTCCAGGAAATCCAGAACCGTGCCTTCTAGGGCTTCAGCCGCTTCTTTTACGGCTTGGGCGGCTTGGATGTGTCCCAAAAGTCGCTCCTTCTCCGCCTGGAGCCTGTTGAACTTTTCTTCCAGGATGCGGTAGGTTTCCCTCATCTCTTGGAGCATTTTTTGCTGTGCCGCCAGCCTAGATTCATATTCTACCAAATTTCTTTCGGCTAAGTACTTATGTTCTAGGGCTATCCTAGCCATGTCGTCCCGGCCTCTAGTTATCGCTGCCTTGGCTTGCTTGCTCCACGAATCAACTTCTGTGCGGCAGGCTTCTAGTTTCTGCCGCAGGCGCAATTCCTCGGCCACTGCCTCGTTTATCCTTAAGTTAAGTATTTTTAGCTTTTCTGCGGCTTTTTTCAGGTAGAGGTCTATTACTTCCTTCGGTTCCTCTTCCTGAGGTGCTGGAACTTGGAGCCCTTTCCGCAGTAGGCTTTTGAGTTTTTTGAACCATTCCATACAGCATTGACCCCTTCTCTCTTAGGGACCTGTCGGTGGCGCAGTCTAAACCTAAAAAAGCCATACCCGGACTGGGAAGTGCCTGTGGGCCACTCGTCAGGAGATGCTGGTGCCTATGAGGTAGCTGAAGGCTACAGAAAAAGCCGCAGACATGAAGCCCACGGCTACGTTGCCCTGGACGAACCTCCTCTTCGCATCCAGGTGGGGGGGTAAGCCGTTCGGAGACAAGGTATATCAGCATTGGCAAGGCCAGCCCTACCATACCCGAAAAGATAACATCGAAGGCTTTGTTGTTAGTGGTTATGGCAAAACGCATATATTAGCCACCCCAAATACCTTTCACCAAGCGCCAGGGCAGTACCTAGGTTACCTTTAGCAACTTCTTCCCAATCGTTGTATTTAGCTAGCCTGGTAAACAGGAATAAGGTTAAGGGAATTATTAAGGAGCAGACAACAAGGCAAATTACGGCAGATACCAGCCGGGTCAATAGGCCGGGCAATTTTATCCTCTCCCATCTTTGTAAATCTCTGACTGCATCAGCCTGCTCGATTCTATTATACCTTGACCAGGCAAGGTAGAGAGTTATAGGCCAACGGTCGACTGGATGGTATAATGAGATTAGAAGCGATACTGGGGGCGTAAGTATGGGCTTGACGTACGTCACGGTAAAGATCAGTACGCTTAGCGAGAAAACAGACACGGGACAAGTTGAGAGCTACGAAGACAACTTCCTGGTGGACACTGGCGCTACTGACACTGTAGCTCCCTCCGATAAGCTCCGGGAAGCGGGGATTAAACCCGTTGGTAGAATGGTTTTTGAATTGACTGACGGTCGCTTAGAGGAGTATGAGTACGGGCTTGCGCGGATAGAGTTTATGGGGGAGATTACGGCCGGGAGGGTAGTATTTGGTCCTCCTGGGTGCGAGCCGCTGCTTGGAGTGACGGCTCTGGAGTCCGTGGGGATTTTGGTGGACCCCGTTAATAAGACCCTGAAACGTCTACCTGCAATTCCTCTTAAGGGGATCAAAGCTTTTCGACCCAGTAGGAGCTGCTGTAAAATAACCTTATACAATGGCAACCAACAGGAAACGGGAGTGGTCACCGGATGGGGCTTGTTTACATTGAGGGGAAGGCGATAGGTCCGACTGGAATAAGTCGGGAAGTCCGGTTTCTCGTCAACAGCGGGGCAACCCATTCACTACTCCCGCCGGACGTCTGGCAGGCCATTCAGCTTGAACCCAAGCGCAGGGCGACCTTCGTTCTCGCTGATGGGACCAGTATTGATAGGAACATATCAGAATGTTACAGAGCCGCCGCGGGAAGGCCCTACCCCTTTAGGGGTAGGGATGAAAGCGGCGGATGTGGAGGAATAAAGCTGTAAAACTCGAAAGGCGACGTGGACATGACTAAGGCAGAAAAGATAAAGAACACCATTCGTGAGACAAAGGAACGGCGGAAAACTTTAGTTCCCACTGTGTGCCAGCTCAAGCTCCAGAACCTGTCCAGGAAAAAGGAAGAACTGTTAAAGCGGGCCTTCTTGGAAGCCAAATGGCTGTACAACTGGTTGGTAGCAGATTTGGGAAGGCTTGATTTGCCGACCAATGAGGTAAACGAAGTAGAAGTCAAGGTGGGAGAAGTTTTTGAGAAGAGGGAGCTCAACGTCCTCGGTTCCCAGGTCAAGCAGGAGATAGCCGACCGGCTAAAGGACAACCTGCGGGCACTGGCACGGCTGAAGGAAAGCGGCCATAGGGTGGGGAGGCTTAAATTCAAGAAGTTCGTAAACTCAATCCCTTTAAAGCAGTACGGCGTGACTTACAGTCTGGATTTTGGCCGGAACAGGGTGAGGATACAGAAGCTGGGGGATTTTCGCGTCTTGGGGCTCCACCAGATACCTTCCGATGGGGAAATAGCGAATGCGGTGCTGGTGTGGAAGCCGAGCGGGTACTACGTTCACGTGACCTGCTACCTTCCGGAGGAGTACTTCTGCTATCCCTACAAGCTGGGCAGGGCTGTGGGGGTGGACTCCGGTGTCAACCCCAAATTAACGCTGTCCAATGGGATAAGGATAGACTTCGAGGTGAGCGAGACGCCCAGGCTGAAGAAGCTCCAGAAGAGGCTTGCGAGGGCGGAGAAGGGCTCCAGGAACAGGGAGAAGATCCGGCGTCTTTTGAGAAGGGAATATGAAAAGCTGAACAACAGGCGGAGGGACGCGCAGAACAAGGTCCTGGCCTTTCTCAGGCTGTACGGTGTGGTGGTGTTCCAGGAGGACTGCGTGAAGGGGTGGGAAGCGCTCTTTGGCCGGCAGGTTCACTCTTCGGGGATAGGGGGACTGATGACGAGGTTGAGAGACAGCCTTGCGACCCCTGTTTCTGTGGGGAGGTTCGAACCCACCAGTCAGGAGTGCTTTGCCTGCGGGAAGAGGCACCGGCTTTCTCTGTCTGACAGGACGATTGAGTGTGATTGTGGGTGGAAGTGCGACAGGAACCTGAATGCTGCTCTAGTTATTTTGAGGAAGGGGCTTGGCCTGGGCCCTGACCGGGCCGTAGGGCTGGACCGGCCCGAACTGACGCCCCTGGAGAGGAAGGCCGCTGCGCGGATACTGGGGAGCAATCCCTATATCCGCGTAAGCTTTCTTCTGTGAAAGGGGAAGCCCTACACCTTCAGGTGTAGGGAGGAGGTCACCCGGACCCTGCAACCTATGAAGATGATGCTGGTTTAAGAAAGCCCTATGAAGGCGGTGCTTTCTGTTGTTCCGAGACGTTAAGGCAAGGTTGTACCTGATGGAAAATTTAACATGAACCGAAGTTTCTGGGGGAAAACCAGTATGCCCCGAATGGGAAAAATCATGCACAAGGGGAGCGCGTGGTGGAAGCACGGGCGCCGGAAGGGCCTGACTCTAATTGCTCAGTACTTTAACAGAATGAGAGAAGGGCGGCGAAATCGCTCTGATTTTGAGCCCCTGGACCTTTCGCGGCCCGACTGGTCGAGGCGGAAAAGATGATGGCCGAAAACCTTGGTACAGGAGAAACTGTGCAGCGAATGGTAGGTCCGCCTGGAAAATTTAGCGTGTCAGAACCTGGCCGGTGGCCTGAAGGAGGACTACGCGGGTCTGGCAGTGCGCCCGACCGCCTGGCAGAGGAAAGGGGCAGGTGGGTGGTGGAACAAATGCGACTGGGGTTCCAGAAGAAGAAACCGCGGTGGAAATCCTGGTAGCGATAGGTTACAATGTTAGCTGAGAAGAAAGTCTTACGGCCAGCAAGAAAGGAGAGAACTCTTTGCTTACTTACGGGCTTTTTGATGGCGTGGCGCGGCGTGACCACCTGGTGGTTGCTGCCGTCTTGGGGCTCGATGACTATAAGGAAATCTATGGGAAGGGCACTGAAGATTACCTGGACTACCTTATCGAATTAGAAGATGCTCTTTTAACGGTTGATCCGCCTGCGAAGGTAGTAAGGGTGCCCTTCCATAGAGAAATGTACAGGAAATGGCTTGAAGGCTCCTCCTGGCGGGATGGTCCTGAAGCGCGTTCTGCCTGGGCGCTTGAGGTGGTCCAGAATGCGGAGTTATTCGAGCGGCTACGTGCAGAGCGGCCGGTGCTGCCGCGGGCTCCGGAAGAGGAAAGGGAAGTAATTGAGACCCTGTACCTCCCCTGCCCTTTGGTATGCGAAGAAGAGGCGGATGTTCAGAGGTTGGCGCACCAGCTGGACCCCGAGGTGCTGGCGAAATTTCACGGTTCTATTCTGAAACACATGCCTGCGGTGCCTCCGTACAGAAAATTGTCTAAACTGCGAGCCCAGGGCGTGGCATTAATGTTAGGTGATCGTCTGATTGAACCCATAAATGCTTATGAGGTGGAGGATCACTTTGATTCGGCCTTTCTAGGGGACATCAGTACGGCTATAGTGAAAGTTCCTCGGCATTTCCGCATTAAGCCTCCGGAGCTGGAAATAGAGGTTTATCCGGTGCTAGTCGCAGTGTTATTGCCGGTTGTGCTGCGTGGTGCAGAAGAAGACGTTGAGTTTCTGGGGGAATGGCTTGAAGGAGAGTTCGGGCCGGAAAGCGTCCTTGTTAAGGAAGCGAGGGAATTTCTGAGGGCGGCAGGTTGGCATGGAGAGAAGGCGGGTCCGCCCGGGCCCATTCTTACCGCTAGACAGGTGCCGCATTATCTGGAGGCACTGTTTGAGGATGAAGAGGAAGAGCCGCCGGACGACCCGGGTAGGCGCGGGAGAACGCTTAAACGTGTAAAATAGACCTCCGGAAGCCCGTAGAGGCCGGATTGTGCTGGAGGTTGTGGTCACATAATGAGCGGTGCGGAAGAGGGTTTGAAAAGGAAGCCTACCGGGAGGCGCGGAAGGCCCGACGCAGAATACCTGGAAGGTATACGCAGGCTTGCCGAAATGTTGGGTGGCCGGAAGCCGAAGGCAGAGGACTTTTACAGCCCTTTGGCTATCAAAGCCGGTGCACCGTCGATTGGGACCATTTACGCCAGATTTGGGGGCCTTGAAAAGGCGTTGGAACTTGCTGGAGTGGCAGAACTGCCCCCGGTGCGGGCCCAAGAAATAGAGGAAAGGGAGAAAAGGTTTCAGGAAGCTTTGCGGCGGTTTGAGGGCAGGCTGTACGCCTTTTTTGATGAGCTGGCAGGTTTGGGGGTAAACAGCCGCCGTTTGGCCAACGAGCTGAAGAGGCGTGGCGTTGTGGTTTTGCGCCGGCTCAATATTCCGTATCTGGAAGAAGCCCTGGCTGTGTACTATGGAAATGATGCTGAAAGCAAAAGAGAAATGCGGGAAGTCATGGGGGAGAAGGCCTATGAAATGTTTGCGAGGTTTGCGCGCGGTGAGGTGCTCGGGTGCGTCGCACGCGATTTGGGGTACGGCAGCCGTACCGGGGCGGTTTCCCTGCTGAGGCGGAAATTCCGGCGGATGTTCCAGAAGGAGGACGGTAAGAAGAGCGAGCGGAATTACTTACTCGCTAGGCGGGACGGCAGCGGCCGGGCGCTGATAAGAATGTTGCGGCGCCAACGGGGGATGTCCCAGGTGGACCTGGCCCGCTGTGCCGGTGTCACAGCATTTACGGTGAACCGTGCGGAGCGCGGCGGCCGTGTGTCACCTCAGACTGCAGAAAAGCTAGTGCAGGCCCTTGGGGTTTCTCTTGAGGAGTGCTTCTGCCCTGCTGGCAGCGATGCATGTGAAGTAATTGCAAGCGCTAAAGGGGCGGCATGCGAGACTACAGTAAACTCAGATACCTATGAAGCAGAGGGACGACAACGGAGCAGGAGAGGCGAGGGGGAGCAGACGCGCCAGGATGAGGATATTGAAGATGTTCTGCGCAAGTTCGAAGGTCGGGCATATGTGTTTCTCGACGAACTCAGTGGACTAGGAGCAAGCACAGAGCATGTTAAAACTGAGCTTGAGCAGCGGGGGATCATTGTTTTGCGTCGGCTCAAAATCCCGTACCTGGAAGAAGCCCTTAGAGTGTATTATGGAGATGGCACAGCAGGCCGGGAGCGGATGCGAAAGTTCATGGGTGACGAGGCTTACGAGATGTTTGCATCCCTGGCTCATGGAGAGCCGTTAACTCAAATTGCCCGCAGGTTTGGCTACAAGAAGGGCGGCGTGCTGTACAGTATAGTAGGT harbors:
- a CDS encoding radical SAM protein, producing MRRKKWVECRHCNSGRPAARVLGYLCGGCLKQKFRLAEEVAEAAHRRSRIFPPFSPPRTPRGVICVFCGNRCQLGEGEDGFCRLRYCSDGKLVSRAGTARIGLGSFYFDPLPTNCVAEWVCPGGTGAGYPKYAYRPGPEVGYQNLAVFLGACSFDCLYCQNSTYREMAKKGEPLLTVEDLVNSLDERTACICFFGGDPSPQMPFTLAVARRALKKAEGRIMRVCWETNGNLHPRYLEPMVELALASGGVIKFDIKAWDDDLHRFLTGVSNQQTLANFRYLSRYFDQRPDPPLLVASTLLVPGYVGKRVVAGIARFLADLNPSIPYTLLAFAPCHLLDDLPLVTREEAEECYHVAREAGLTRVRLANLHLLR
- a CDS encoding RNA-guided endonuclease InsQ/TnpB family protein; the protein is MTKAEKIKNTIRETKERRKTLVPTVCQLKLQNLSRKKEELLKRAFLEAKWLYNWLVADLGRLDLPTNEVNEVEVKVGEVFEKRELNVLGSQVKQEIADRLKDNLRALARLKESGHRVGRLKFKKFVNSIPLKQYGVTYSLDFGRNRVRIQKLGDFRVLGLHQIPSDGEIANAVLVWKPSGYYVHVTCYLPEEYFCYPYKLGRAVGVDSGVNPKLTLSNGIRIDFEVSETPRLKKLQKRLARAEKGSRNREKIRRLLRREYEKLNNRRRDAQNKVLAFLRLYGVVVFQEDCVKGWEALFGRQVHSSGIGGLMTRLRDSLATPVSVGRFEPTSQECFACGKRHRLSLSDRTIECDCGWKCDRNLNAALVILRKGLGLGPDRAVGLDRPELTPLERKAAARILGSNPYIRVSFLL
- a CDS encoding PspA/IM30 family protein, whose translation is MEWFKKLKSLLRKGLQVPAPQEEEPKEVIDLYLKKAAEKLKILNLRINEAVAEELRLRQKLEACRTEVDSWSKQAKAAITRGRDDMARIALEHKYLAERNLVEYESRLAAQQKMLQEMRETYRILEEKFNRLQAEKERLLGHIQAAQAVKEAAEALEGTVLDFLEDKWLQAAAEAEAAKFLATRQIPSNQAIEDELGRLKMQTVNVETGKRE
- a CDS encoding retropepsin-like aspartic protease, whose translation is MGLVYIEGKAIGPTGISREVRFLVNSGATHSLLPPDVWQAIQLEPKRRATFVLADGTSIDRNISECYRAAAGRPYPFRGRDESGGCGGIKL
- a CDS encoding polysaccharide deacetylase family protein; amino-acid sequence: MTNTAEHPVLYRDKVVVLIYHHFASPESDITISRERLASHLELLTNKGYRVIGLEDLAGFFEGRPLPPNAVLITIDDGYSSVYEVAFPELRHRGMPAVVFVIGAYMGKTINGLRYFGWPEAREMNAHGIAIQSHTYNQHHFGRGKDGVRRPFLEGPLEEETEQDFEKRVFQDLTAAKRDLESNLARPAYALAWPYGRACSKARDIAARLGFKLIFTTHYGVITRQSNPLNLPRINVGSPRVTAAELDLLLRRATAVTGDTQTAETRKSQNTRRQGQ